A region of the Phaenicophaeus curvirostris isolate KB17595 chromosome 10, BPBGC_Pcur_1.0, whole genome shotgun sequence genome:
CTGTGGGTCATTAGTCTTAGTCCAACCCACCACTATTAGCACTTTGCTGGGATTGTGGAAGGAGGCAGGGACAGGAAAGGGGATGCTCTTTGGGTCGCAGGCACTTGTAGGTGATACAGAGGCAGTGCCCAGCCTCCCAGAGGGGTCTGTCTAATTAGATGCTCAGACTGATACCCAGGATGCTCCTACTCACtgttgtggtggtggtggatgTGTACTGGGCAGCAAAGGCCATGAAGTTGGTGGCCTGGGCTGTGCCAGTCCTGGCTGTGCGCCCTTGCAGCACGAAGCTGGTCTGGGCATCACCAGCCAGCAGCAGGACGAAGTCCCCAAGCCCATTGAAGGTGTAGGTAAGTCCATCCAGGGTGGTGATGTGGGGATCCCCAAAGGCGCTGGCTGGGGTCCAAAGGAGACAGAGACATTTTgatgggaggaagaaaagaaaacgcAGGTGTCATCACGTGGAGGAGAGCAGCCCCCAGTGCTGTGCCAGGCTCAGCAGTCCCTAGTGGGATGCTGCAAAGCCGTATCTTACGCGTGGGGTCCACATATGGCTGTGTCACCCGCTCGTTACCCCAGCACAGAGGAGGGACAGCCCCAGGGACTCACCAGGGGTGGGTGGCACGTATCCCTCGCAGCCCACCCTGGGTCTCTTCTCAGCAAACTTGGTGCAAAATAAAGGCTTCTCCACTTGTCTGCAGCACCAGTTGAAAGCCTCCAGCTCCTCATCTGCAGAGGAAGgcagctgggtgctgggggtgtcAGGCACCCTGCTGCGCCTGCAGAGCGCTTGATGCTTGGGGTGTTTTAGGGTGAGAGAGTGCTGATGTCTGCTTACCAGTGGTGGGGTGGATGGGGAGGGTCCATGTTCTCTCCTGCCAGCCTTCGAGCAAGCTTCCATCCTGATACAGACACCGCACCCCGGCTCCGGCCAGGCTGGGGGATGCAGTGCGCAGCATCCTCATGGAAGCATCCTCTGGGCCTGAAAAGATGCGAGGGGATCACAGCTGCCCCCAGAGCAGGAGGGGACCACCTGCCATCCCCTGATCCTGCGTCTGGCCCCTCGGGGCTACGCTCAGCACCTCTGCTCCAGCGGTAGCGGGGgtccagctctgcctggggctgggagcaggggcaTGGCAGCAGCTCGCTGTTCCAGGCACCCGGAGCTGGCTGCGCGTCCAGCCACGCCAGGCACCGCAGCCTGAAGTTCACTCGGGAACGACTGTCCAGCCTGTAGATCCACAGCCCACGTACGTCTGTGGGAGCAACCGGAGAACAGCACAGCTCGTCCAGTCTCACTTGGTGCCAAGGGATCCCATGGGACAGCTGTCCGTGGCCAGTGACCTCACACGAGGTCTCCAGGCTCCCTCTAGAGCCAGCATGGCTGTGACAAGCCACAGAGGACACGGGACACGCGTAAACTCCTCTCAGTGGCCAACCCTTGCCCTGTGGCTTCTCTGGCCCATCGCCTCCCAGGGATACATGCTGGGCATCCAATCCTGGCACCAAGCACACAGCTCCCTCCGTCCCCACCTGTCCCGGGTGCTCCCCAGTGCTGTacctgtgctggtgctgctgtgctggtCTGGTCGGTACTTGACCGCTGGTGGCTTCTGGGTCAGCTCGTTATTCTGGGCATAACCATCACCGCTGTGCAGAGAGAAGAggttggggcacaacaaccctgagcagctacagactaggagaagtctggctggaaagctgcctggaggagaaggacctgggggtgctggttgacagccggatgaacatgagccagcagtggcccaggtggccaagaaggccaatggcatcttggcttggatcagaaacggcgtgaccagcagggccagggaggttcttctccctctgtactcggcactggggagaccgctcctcgaatcctgtgttcagttctgggcccctcaccacaagaaggatgttgaggctctggagtgagtccagagaagagcaacgaagctggtgagggggctggagaacaggccttatgaggaacggctgagagagctgggggtgtttagcctggagaagaggaggctgaggggagacctccttgctctctccaactacctgaaaggaggttgtggagaggagggagctgggctcttctcccaagtgacaggggacaggacgagagggaatggcctcaagctccgccaggagagatttaggctggacattaggaaaaaattttcaaagaaagggtcactggtccctggcagaggctgcccagggagggggttgagtcaccttccctggaggggtttaagggacgggtggacgaggtgctgagggacatgggttagtgactgatgggaatggttggactcaatgatcctggggatcttttccaacctggtgattctatgacgcTATGATTCTACTCCACTCCCCTTAGAGGGTGCAAACTGCTGTGGTTTGCTGGAGAGAGGGTTTAAACAGGACAGGGTTCCTCCAGGTGTGGGAGCTGGGGTCTGATGGAGATAACACCGCTGATGGCTCCAGCATAGTGCTGGGAGAAACCCGTGCTGTCCAAAATGCAGCCATACATGTGCACAGCACCTGGAGAAGCCGATCAGCACGTTGCCTGCAGCCAGCTCAGTGTAGTCCCACCGCATCCCGCCGTCCTGGTAGAGCAGCAGGGCAAAGGAGCAGTTCCCATCCGTGGTGAGGACAGCCTGGTAGGTGCTCGTCTGGAGAAACCCAAGGCACTCCCTTAACATCCACAAAGGCTCCCCTGCTTCCCCCACAGCACAACCCACATCACCAGACCAGTAGCCCATCCCTGCCCTGGCCATTACTGGTGACAGTCCCCTCCATCACCTGAGTGTCATCCTGCCGGGATGGGTACGCTGGAGCCTTCTCCCATGTCACCTTCAAGGTCCACTTTGCGTTGTAGGGGATTTTCAGGTATTTCTCAATCTTTGCTTCCACATCGTGGACAAGGGGCTCTTTGGTAGAGCTAATGGTGGAGTAATCCTGCCCGGATGGCGAGAGAGAATGTTAAatgggggagctgggagctgggctctcccaggagaacatATTTGGTGGACCCAACCTGGTACCAGGTAGTGCCGACACCCTGGGAGAAATCCGCATCATCCCAAAAGACGGCCACTATCGGCAAATCCTCACGGCCGCTGAAGCCCTGGGGAGGTGGGTTGGGATTGGATGGGACGTAGTTCTCCGTGGGTGGGAAAATTATCTGTCCATTATCTGTAAACTAACCAAAATAACTTGTTATTTGCCAACACCTGAggcagctcctgccctgcccatgTGGCTTTTAGCCTCCATGGGCGAGCAGGAACCTGTTATTTTGAACTGCAACAAAATTTAACGTTTGGATGAAACTGGATTTCTGCTccatttctgtgggtttttttctaccaAAGAGGCTGTGCATCCCTTAAGCGCTCGGTGAAGGGGGGACTTACATAGAGAGCATCTCGCAGTGACTTCCCAAAGGGGAACCCAATCTCTGGCTTGAACAGAGGGGAGTTAAAATCCACCATCCTCTGGATGAACTCTTGGTCCCCTGCCTCCATGCCGAAAGGGTACAGTGAGGCTGCTGGCACTGACACAGGCAGGAAATtaatcaaaaagaagaaaaaaacattaacatcTGCTCCATCCTTCCTGTGGCCAGAGCAAACTCACTGCCTTACCACCGTGATGCTGTGCCTGTGCTCCCCGAGGCTGCACCAGTGCTCTGATGGCTTGTAACCCAATTTTTAATCTAGTTTTCAACTGGAATAGTGTACACTTAGATGATGTACTTCACCTTTCCCCGTGAATCCAGTAGCCCAACATGTAACCCAGACAAATCACCCTGCCCTTTgatttggaagaagaaaatctacTTACTGATAATACCGTGGGTGGGCTGGGGCCCAGGGGCAGGATTTTTGTGGCCAGCGGTTGCATGGGCAGATGTGCTTGATGCTGTGGATGGTCCCTTCTCTGTCCCAAAGGAAGGAGATGTGGTAGTGGCAGGGCTGATGCTGGCTCGTGGTCTCTCCATTGCCACAGTGCCTGGGGCTGGGACACCTGCCTGCTTATCTGGGCtcactggggctgggggtgcaacAGCCAcagtgctgcctgcagggatggtTGTGGTGCTGCCTTCACCGATGGTTAGGATGCTGCCTGCACTGGTGGCTGTGGTGCTGCCTTCACTGATTGCTGTGATGCTGCCTGCAGTGGTGGATGTGATGCTGCCTTCAGTGACGGTTGTGATGCTGCCAGCAGTGTTGGTCATGGTGCTGCCTTCAGTGATGCCTGTAGTTCTGCCTGCAGTAGTGGCTGTGGTGCTGCCTTCAGTGATGCCTGTAGTTCTGCCTGCAGTAGTGGCTGTGGTGCTGCCTTCAGTGATGGTCGTGGTGCTGCCTTCAGTGATGGTCATGATGCTGCCAGCAGTGTTGGATGTGATGCTGCCTTCACCGATTGCTGTGATACTACCAGCAGTGATAGTCGTATTGCTGCCAGCAGTGATGGATGTGGTGTTGCCTTCAGCAATGGCTGTGATGCTGCCAGCAGTGTTGGTTGTGGTACTGGCTTCAGTGATGGTCATGGTGCTGCCTCCAGCGATGGTTGTGGTGCTACCTCCAGCGATGGTTGTGGTGCTGCCTTCAGTGATACTCGTGATGCTGCCACCGGTGATGGATGTGGTGCTGCCTTCACTGATGGTTGTGATCCTGCCAGCAGTGTTGGTCGTGGTACTGGCTTCAGCGATGGTCGTGGTGCTGCCTGCAGCGATTGTCATGGCGTTTCCTGCAGAGACAGTCATGGTGCTGCCTTCACCAATGGTTGTGGTGCTACCTGCAGTGTTGGATGTGGTGCTGCCAGCAGCATTGGTCATGGTGCTGCCTTCACCAATGGTTGTGGTGCTGCCAGCAGTGGTGGATGTGGTGCTGCCTTCACCGATGGCTGTAGTGCTGCCAGCAGTGTTGGTCATGGTGCTGGCTTCAGTGATGGACGTGGTGCTTCCTGCAGTGATGGTTGTGGTGCTGCCTTCAGCGATTCCTGTAGTGCTGCCTTCAGCGATGGTCATGGTGCTGCCTGCAGTGGTAGCTGTTTTCTCTCCCCGAGCTGCCCCACGGGATGTCTGGAAGCTGGGGGGTGATGTGGTCACTGCCTGTCCCACGGCACGGATGCTGATGGCTGTGGGAGAACTGCCACCTGTTGCTGGGTCTGGGAGAGTCTGTCCAGCCGCTGGCTCCCTGGTTGCACCAACACCAAACAGAGACGTGGCTGTTGCCGTGTCCCCCGTTGGGCTGTGTGGAGCAGGCACTGCCATGTCAGGCGATGTCTCCACCGAGGGGGTACGTActgcaggggacaggacaggtcTTCCACTTCTGCCTGCCTCATCATGTGTTACAGCAAGGGACAGGGctctgctggtgctggtggcCTTTGCCACGGCAGTCGGCACAAGTGCAGTGGCCCTGGTCACCACAAagctctccccaccccctgagGTGGGTGGCAGGATGGTTTTGCCAGCAAAAATGCTGACAGCTGGTGCGGTGGCCAAGCTTGTGCTAAAGGTGTTGGAGACAGGCACGTGGATGCTCTTGGTGCTAGCTGGGGGTGCTGCACCCTCGGTGCTCCTCTTGGATGGGGTGGTGGCTGCCCAGGCTGTGGTACCCCCAGCAcctggctgggatgcagctgtaGCCTCCCATGCCTGCGTGTGGCCAACAGCCAGCGAGGAGACCCCGGCTGTGGGCTCATCCTCGGCAACCAGGTTGAGAATCCTTGAGGTGGGGTCATGGATGCTGTTGGTGGCCTCAGGGGGTGGCCTCAGGGTGACACGGGAGCTGTGCGGAGCAGAGGAACTGCTAGGGACAGTAGAGGGGGGTGTCATGACCCTGTTGAGACTGGCATCGTGTGCTCCCATTGCTGGATCAGTGAGGTTCACACTAGTGGTGAGAGAAGGTGCCACCACCACCGAACGGGTGCTCCCAGGGACAGGAGACACTTTGATGTCTTGCTCAGCAGTGCTGTGAGGGAGGCCAGAGGGAGGTGTTCGAGCCATCTCTGGGGCTGTGGGTGACACCGTGCCCGCGATGGCCACTGCAGTAGGGCTTTCGCTGCCTGGGGCAGAGCGTGTCGATGAACTGGCATCACCAGAGCCTGGCTCAGCCACTCCACCCCCAAGACTGGGCAGCCCTACAGCCCTGTTCCCCGTGCTGGGAGAAGCTGTGTCCTTACCAAAGCCCATGTCCACATCCGTGTTCTCAGTGGGCTCAGCAGTAAGGTAGCTGTGGTCTGATGCAGCTGTGCTGGGTTGAGCCGTGCTTCTGGCTGCACCAGGGGGTGATGCTTGCAAGGATGTCCCCAGGGCGGTGTCACCACTGTAGAGGGTACCTGTCACAGCACCGACCCTTGTGCTCTCAGCTGGGGTTGAACCCAGAGCTGCCTGTGTGATGCTGTTGTCATCTGCCAGCTGGGACCtgtctctttctccctctgagGCTGCGTTTTTGGGGTGCAGCGGTGTCACGGGCTGGAGCGTCTTGCCAGCAGTGGTGTTGAGGAGGGGACTGGCTTTGGCCAGCACTAAACTGAGATTTGCCGTGGCGGACAGGGCTGAGTGATTGCccctgggagctgggagaggcAGATCTGCTGGGGGCCTGGTTTCTGGATCATCGGTCCCTTGAGCAAGCGGCTCTGTTGATGACCTGACAGCGACAACCATATGGATGGGAGCTGGCCCTGCTGCGCTGGCATCTGGGTTCTCCTCTGTCCCCACCTCCAGGGATACCACCCTCACCAGTGGCCCTGCGCTGCTGCCATCGGCGTGGGGGTCACCCGGAGCACCCATTGCCGGTGGTGGGGTGGCTGTGGATGGTGGGAACAAGCCTGCTGTCGCCTCTGTGGAGATGCTGGGTGGGGACACCCTCGGAGCCATCTCTGCAGTAGTACTGCCTTCCAGAAGAGTGGGAACACCTGCTCGCGATGTCACAGGGACACTGGCTTCTCTGGGTCCTCTCAGGGTGCCTGGAACACCCATGTTCATACCTGGTGCAGTGCCGAGCGACCACATCTCTGCCCTCGGAGCTGCCCCACTCTGGGGCTCAGCCCAGACTGGTGAGACTGGTGCTGGTCCAGGGGTGCCATCAGTTCCCAAGGGTGCCGAGCCAATGGTGGGACCAGGCTGGCTGCGAGATGCATCAGGCACAGCCAAGGTGGCTCTGCTGTCCCACGGTGCTGTGGTGGTCTTGCCACCAGCCAGTGATGCTATTTCCATCCCTGCTTCACTAATTGTAGTGTTGCTAGTAATAGAGGATGGATGGGCAGCTGGTCCAGTCCCAACGCCGTGAGATGTTGGTGCAGCAGTGGCTCGAGGGTCCCCATCTGGCTTTGCTCCACCACTGCCTGTGAGGGACAAAGACATGGCCACGCTGGATCTggctgcagctgcctctgctgtggtGGCCCCAGGGTCTGCTGGAGGGGTTTGGCTGGGCAGAGACCACATGGAATGCACAAAGGACCCTGGAGAGGGACCACCAGGGCCAGTGGGAGCTGTGTCTGGGGACAGCCCCATGCTGAGCCCCTGTGGGATGGTCTCGGTCTCTGGAGAAGCGGTGCCCGCTATGGCTCTGGGCTCACTCTTGATGGACACCAGCTCAGTGCCAGTGCTTCCCAGAGCTGGGAATGATGTGGTGGAGACGTGTTCTGCAGCGGTTACATCCCTCGCCATAGGTGATGTTCCCAGAGCTAGTGTTGTAACCCCAGGGTGGGTGACAGCGCTGGCTCCAGGCAGCCCCTCTCCGGCTGTGCCGGGGGTTGAGCTGTGGCTGGTGGAAAGTGTCTTTCTtgcatccagcacggcatcgCCGTGGTGTTggggtgaaagggctggagaaggctGAACAGGGGGCACAGGAGTGTCCTGTGAGGCATCATGGCTGGCGTCAGATAAGGCACGTGCTGGTGGCTCTGAAGCCTCGTTGATGCCAGTGGTGGCAGAAGAAAAGGCGACCTTTGCCGAGGATGCAGCTGGGGGGTCtgcaggctgtggggctgccaTCCTGGCTCCTGTGGCTGTGTGTGTGGGACCCCCGAGGAGGCCAGGGGCAGGACTTGCTGAAGCTGCAGCTGGTTTCATGGGGCTGCCCACATCCCAAGAGatgctggctgctctggctggagGCAAGGTGGTTTTATCCAGCCCTGGCATGACCTCTTGGGATGGGAGCACTGCGGTTGTATGTAGCTCATCAGAGCTCTTACTGATGCTGGGGGGCGACATCCCTGTGCTGTGCTCATCCTGCGGGAGCAATGGCACCGTGGTCCACGGTGTCCCTGGCATCCCCTCCACGGTGACAGAACTGCCCAGCTGCACCATCTCATTGATATCA
Encoded here:
- the LOC138724730 gene encoding uncharacterized protein → MECPGQWPLWSWMLWAIWVLPGSGGAKPDGDPRATAAPTSHGVGTGPAAHPSSITSNTTISEAGMEIASLAGGKTTTAPWDSRATLAVPDASRSQPGPTIGSAPLGTDGTPGPAPVSPVWAEPQSGAAPRAEMWSLGTAPGMNMGVPGTLRGPREASVPVTSRAGVPTLLEGSTTAEMAPRVSPPSISTEATAGLFPPSTATPPPAMGAPGDPHADGSSAGPLVRVVSLEVGTEENPDASAAGPAPIHMVVAVRSSTEPLAQGTDDPETRPPADLPLPAPRGNHSALSATANLSLVLAKASPLLNTTAGKTLQPVTPLHPKNAASEGERDRSQLADDNSITQAALGSTPAESTRVGAVTGTLYSGDTALGTSLQASPPGAARSTAQPSTAASDHSYLTAEPTENTDVDMGFGKDTASPSTGNRAVGLPSLGGGVAEPGSGDASSSTRSAPGSESPTAVAIAGTVSPTAPEMARTPPSGLPHSTAEQDIKVSPVPGSTRSVVVAPSLTTSVNLTDPAMGAHDASLNRVMTPPSTVPSSSSAPHSSRVTLRPPPEATNSIHDPTSRILNLVAEDEPTAGVSSLAVGHTQAWEATAASQPGAGGTTAWAATTPSKRSTEGAAPPASTKSIHVPVSNTFSTSLATAPAVSIFAGKTILPPTSGGGESFVVTRATALVPTAVAKATSTSRALSLAVTHDEAGRSGRPVLSPAVRTPSVETSPDMAVPAPHSPTGDTATATSLFGVGATREPAAGQTLPDPATGGSSPTAISIRAVGQAVTTSPPSFQTSRGAARGEKTATTAGSTMTIAEGSTTGIAEGSTTTITAGSTTSITEASTMTNTAGSTTAIGEGSTTSTTAGSTTTIGEGSTMTNAAGSTTSNTAGSTTTIGEGSTMTVSAGNAMTIAAGSTTTIAEASTTTNTAGRITTISEGSTTSITGGSITSITEGSTTTIAGGSTTTIAGGSTMTITEASTTTNTAGSITAIAEGNTTSITAGSNTTITAGSITAIGEGSITSNTAGSIMTITEGSTTTITEGSTTATTAASQPSLKAASHPPLQAASQQSVKAAPQPPVQAAS